In Halobacteriovoraceae bacterium, a single window of DNA contains:
- a CDS encoding HAMP domain-containing histidine kinase translates to MSEDLELHFFREQFEMFRLKFLSRFAVILLLSNLIILSQEIYENNIPLIVTLSLSLFVFSYLTFILYKQKKIDAFSFGVASTMTLIYAVCFYLRGGISYTPSAWFPTFIVFYFLLIPYKRPLYILITSLVVVSIAIEISFVGGFFERPIYSTEVSYRVNLVAIIVTSLFNLMAFYHLFSNLKLYLKHIYDNFEYKQVLLSVLYHDIATPLTTIMLNLYRKQEDRKCQKAYMAANDIKTIIENVRSFEKITMGKVKSDFKHVDMKEVFNELKESFQDRLNAKNIVLNLNAFQRYPKVWGYGDFSILKNSVFANILSNAIKFSPEGQEISVDFEEGDSGELKVVVADQGIGVPDEIKESIFRFKSKSSRLGTSNEEGNGFGLPIVKKYLEYFNGDIRVENNNPGTRMVITLRTKYDFSFEETNDLAS, encoded by the coding sequence ATGTCGGAAGATTTAGAACTACATTTTTTTCGTGAGCAATTTGAAATGTTTCGATTGAAATTTCTATCTCGTTTCGCCGTTATTTTGCTTCTTTCAAACCTCATTATTTTGTCTCAAGAAATATACGAGAACAATATTCCACTAATCGTTACGTTAAGTTTGAGTTTATTTGTTTTTTCATATCTGACTTTTATTCTTTATAAGCAAAAGAAAATTGATGCTTTTTCCTTTGGTGTCGCCTCAACGATGACTCTAATCTATGCAGTGTGTTTTTATTTAAGAGGTGGAATATCTTATACTCCTTCAGCATGGTTTCCGACTTTTATAGTGTTCTACTTCTTATTGATACCCTATAAAAGACCTCTCTATATTCTTATTACTTCACTTGTCGTTGTTTCTATAGCGATAGAAATATCATTTGTCGGAGGGTTTTTTGAGAGACCTATTTATTCCACTGAAGTTTCATATAGAGTAAATTTAGTTGCTATCATCGTAACTTCTCTGTTTAACCTTATGGCCTTCTATCATCTCTTTAGTAATTTGAAATTGTATCTAAAACATATTTACGATAATTTCGAATACAAGCAAGTTTTGTTATCTGTTCTTTATCATGATATTGCGACACCTCTCACAACTATAATGCTCAACTTATATCGCAAACAAGAAGATAGAAAATGTCAAAAGGCCTATATGGCAGCAAACGATATCAAAACAATAATTGAAAATGTCAGAAGTTTTGAAAAGATCACGATGGGGAAGGTTAAAAGTGACTTTAAGCATGTCGACATGAAGGAAGTCTTTAATGAACTAAAAGAGTCATTCCAAGATAGACTTAATGCAAAAAATATAGTTCTTAACTTAAATGCTTTTCAACGATATCCAAAGGTTTGGGGATATGGGGATTTTTCTATTTTAAAAAATTCAGTTTTTGCTAATATATTAAGTAATGCTATTAAATTTTCTCCAGAGGGGCAGGAAATTTCAGTAGATTTTGAAGAGGGTGATTCGGGCGAGTTAAAAGTTGTTGTTGCTGATCAAGGTATTGGAGTACCAGATGAAATTAAAGAGTCAATTTTTAGATTTAAATCTAAAAGCTCAAGACTTGGAACTTCAAATGAAGAAGGAAATGGATTTGGACTTCCAATTGTAAAAAAATATCTTGAGTACTTTAATGGCGATATTAGAGTTGAAAATAATAACCCTGGAACCCGAATGGTGATAACTTTAAGGACAAAATATGACTTTAGCTTTGAAGAAACAAACGATCTTGCTAGTTGA
- a CDS encoding response regulator gives MNILYVEDDEDIQEIYMMVLEGHFTDSEFTHCENGQIAIDKLKEGNKFDIILSDYDMPVANGGVLYQHVIENKIDTPFVLLTGRDIKDDPHLGSFLEDKSRINIYLTKPIQKEALISSFEELHNKILNKQSTTENFEQQNELWSPISAKSILKSNMIPCDIYIKINERKFIKIINANTMYGADVILKYINKGISHLYVKKQDFPKLADNISASVLKVLEVKENMNVSQLTQTANMAIETLRDNIIGCGLSPTSVKLTEQCLAVGREIIRKHNKLSELIKSLLKRDDYLLNHVHLVTYFSTAIAERLDWASESTTTRLAMAALLHDITLDSIPTARIRNTNDPEFANLSPEEQDKVKRHPLDASQIVKNYSDIPPDIDSIIFQHHESPNGDGFPRGLTAQKIMPLACVFILAEKLVDEAYPDKIKDHNAVRALIERFGNEGYSRGNFKKPYQALKSIFQ, from the coding sequence ATGAATATTTTATATGTAGAAGATGACGAGGATATTCAAGAAATCTACATGATGGTTCTTGAAGGACATTTTACAGATTCTGAATTTACCCATTGTGAAAATGGACAAATTGCAATTGATAAACTGAAAGAAGGCAACAAATTCGATATTATCCTTTCAGATTATGATATGCCTGTAGCAAATGGAGGAGTACTTTATCAACATGTCATTGAAAATAAAATTGACACTCCATTTGTACTTTTAACTGGAAGAGATATAAAAGACGATCCTCATCTTGGAAGTTTTCTAGAGGATAAATCGAGAATTAATATCTATTTAACAAAACCAATACAAAAAGAAGCACTTATATCTTCTTTTGAAGAGCTTCATAATAAAATATTAAATAAGCAATCGACGACAGAAAATTTTGAACAACAAAATGAACTCTGGAGCCCTATTTCTGCAAAAAGTATTTTAAAATCCAATATGATACCTTGCGATATCTACATAAAAATTAATGAACGAAAATTTATAAAGATCATAAATGCAAATACAATGTATGGAGCAGATGTCATTCTTAAATATATTAATAAAGGAATCTCTCATCTTTATGTAAAGAAACAAGACTTTCCAAAACTAGCAGATAATATCTCTGCATCAGTTCTCAAAGTTCTAGAAGTTAAAGAAAATATGAATGTTTCTCAACTCACTCAGACAGCTAATATGGCCATTGAGACTTTGAGAGATAATATAATCGGTTGTGGACTATCTCCGACTTCAGTAAAATTAACCGAACAATGTCTTGCTGTTGGTAGAGAAATCATTCGAAAGCACAATAAGCTTTCTGAGCTTATAAAATCTCTTTTAAAAAGGGATGACTACCTCTTAAACCATGTTCATCTTGTTACCTATTTTTCAACAGCAATTGCTGAAAGATTAGATTGGGCATCAGAATCTACCACTACTCGACTGGCCATGGCCGCCCTTTTACATGATATTACACTAGATTCAATACCAACTGCTAGAATTCGAAATACAAACGATCCAGAATTTGCAAATCTTTCACCTGAAGAACAAGACAAAGTTAAAAGACATCCCTTAGATGCATCTCAAATTGTTAAAAACTATAGTGATATTCCTCCAGATATAGATTCAATTATATTTCAACATCATGAATCTCCTAATGGAGATGGCTTTCCCAGAGGTTTGACAGCGCAAAAGATTATGCCTTTGGCCTGTGTATTTATCTTAGCAGAAAAACTTGTGGACGAAGCTTATCCCGATAAGATCAAAGATCATAATGCTGTAAGAGCTTTAATAGAACGTTTTGGAAATGAAGGTTATAGTCGGGGAAATTTTAAAAAACCATACCAGGCACTGAAATCGATTTTTCAATAA
- a CDS encoding substrate-binding domain-containing protein codes for MISFVIFLLNSQVLFSIDVTKWEGPLTGPPAQENKSVVFISQSFKNKGISRLFNSFERAVQVIGWKYLSYDGEDNSQKIKKILSDLVLTNFDGIVIGGLSVSHYLPEIQKLKDSGKMIVGWHASRNPGVEAPLFLNISSYNKEVAQVAVNYLVTSTQNAGPQNVGIILFNDDRFDVANEKTQEMLAVLKNCQYCKILEVVNMNISHAPQLMGSKIDELNKKYGKKWTHSLGINDNYFNSTHFSKKRPDLINISAGDGSSDALERIRWGNSNQKASVAEPLDFQAWQIVDELNRAFAGQGPSLVVASPILITKESFNDNKLSSPSMTIVHQNVFINLWHPSSLKKFIK; via the coding sequence ATGATCTCTTTTGTAATCTTCCTCTTAAATTCTCAAGTATTGTTTTCAATCGATGTAACAAAGTGGGAAGGCCCTTTAACTGGTCCACCGGCCCAAGAGAACAAATCTGTCGTGTTTATTTCACAAAGTTTTAAAAATAAAGGGATCTCTAGACTTTTTAACTCTTTTGAAAGGGCCGTGCAAGTTATTGGCTGGAAATATTTATCCTATGACGGGGAAGATAATTCCCAAAAAATAAAAAAAATTCTAAGTGACCTTGTACTAACAAATTTCGATGGTATTGTGATTGGAGGTTTGTCCGTCTCGCATTATTTACCTGAAATTCAAAAACTTAAAGATAGCGGAAAAATGATAGTGGGTTGGCATGCAAGTCGGAATCCTGGTGTAGAAGCACCTTTATTTTTAAATATTAGTAGTTACAATAAAGAAGTCGCACAAGTTGCCGTAAATTATCTTGTCACTAGTACTCAAAATGCAGGCCCACAAAATGTTGGAATAATACTTTTCAATGATGATCGTTTTGATGTCGCCAATGAGAAAACTCAAGAGATGTTAGCGGTCCTAAAGAACTGTCAGTACTGTAAAATTCTCGAAGTCGTAAATATGAATATTTCACATGCTCCTCAGTTGATGGGAAGTAAAATAGACGAATTGAATAAAAAATATGGCAAAAAATGGACCCATTCATTGGGAATTAACGACAACTATTTTAATTCAACACATTTTTCAAAAAAACGGCCTGACTTAATTAATATCTCGGCCGGAGATGGTTCAAGTGATGCATTAGAAAGAATCAGGTGGGGCAATTCAAATCAGAAGGCCTCAGTTGCAGAACCATTAGATTTTCAAGCATGGCAAATTGTCGATGAACTAAATAGAGCATTTGCAGGTCAGGGGCCAAGTTTGGTTGTAGCTTCTCCTATACTTATTACAAAAGAGTCTTTTAATGATAACAAACTATCATCTCCATCTATGACAATTGTCCACCAAAATGTCTTTATAAATTTATGGCATCCTTCAAGTTTGAAAAAATTTATAAAATAG
- a CDS encoding ATP-binding cassette domain-containing protein translates to MKIMLKARNLTKSFTSYNKKEGSFAALSSFFKRNYVTKQAVENFDLDIHSGEIIGLLGPNGAGKTTLMKMFTGIIVPTSGELTVFGHIPSKRHKKYRQQIALVMGQKSQLWWDIPALDSFKLLQKYYEIDEVSFRTKLGLMSEMLSVQKLMHVQVRKLSLGERMKLELMASLLHSPNIIFLDEPTIGLDLISQENIRKFILEYHKENNCSIVLTSHYMEDVQALCPRLVLIINGQKGFDGQIKEFETILGNEKTVKFHFSSSQIKDKFEFNNFSPEWNADLTEVELKIPKNDLKLISAKVLTNYDVVDFQTEKLPIEKVMKEILKRPELLYKNDH, encoded by the coding sequence ATTAAAATAATGCTGAAGGCAAGAAATCTTACCAAAAGCTTTACCTCGTATAACAAAAAAGAGGGTTCATTTGCGGCCCTAAGCTCGTTTTTCAAAAGAAATTACGTTACAAAACAAGCTGTCGAAAACTTCGACTTGGATATTCATAGTGGTGAAATCATAGGACTTCTCGGGCCAAATGGTGCCGGCAAAACAACTCTTATGAAAATGTTTACAGGCATAATCGTGCCTACTTCTGGAGAATTAACAGTCTTTGGACATATTCCAAGTAAACGTCACAAAAAATACAGACAGCAAATTGCACTGGTAATGGGACAGAAATCGCAATTATGGTGGGATATACCGGCATTAGATTCTTTTAAATTATTGCAAAAATATTATGAAATTGATGAAGTCTCTTTTCGAACAAAATTAGGACTGATGTCTGAAATGTTGAGTGTTCAAAAATTAATGCACGTTCAAGTGAGAAAACTCAGCCTTGGGGAAAGAATGAAACTTGAGCTCATGGCATCCCTTTTACACTCTCCAAATATTATCTTCTTGGATGAACCAACAATTGGTCTTGATCTGATATCACAAGAAAATATTCGAAAATTCATTTTGGAATATCATAAAGAAAATAATTGCTCCATTGTCCTAACCTCGCACTATATGGAAGATGTCCAAGCTCTCTGTCCCAGGTTAGTACTTATCATTAACGGACAAAAGGGTTTTGATGGGCAAATTAAAGAATTTGAAACCATTCTTGGGAATGAAAAAACTGTAAAATTTCACTTTTCATCCTCTCAAATTAAAGACAAATTTGAATTTAATAATTTCTCACCAGAGTGGAACGCAGATCTCACTGAAGTAGAGTTGAAAATACCCAAAAATGATCTTAAACTAATCTCAGCGAAAGTTCTAACCAATTATGACGTTGTTGATTTTCAAACGGAGAAACTGCCAATTGAAAAAGTAATGAAAGAAATCCTCAAACGCCCTGAGCTTTTATATAAGAATGATCACTAA
- a CDS encoding 1,4-dihydroxy-2-naphthoyl-CoA synthase, whose product MVSQIFQTDKWEEVVGFQFSDITYHKAIEHGTVRIAINRPEVRNAFRPKTVDELYIALDHARQWPEIGCVLLTGNGPSPKDQGWAFCSGGDQRIRGKDGYQYSKEDEQLDEMSKAKLGRLHILEVQRLIRFMPKIVICVVPGWAVGGGHSLHVVCDLTIASKEHAIFKQTDPDVASFDSGYGSAYLAKMVGQKRAREIFFLGFNYSAQEAYEMGMVNKVVGHDLLEKEALEWAKVINSKSPTAMRMLKYGFNLTDDGMVGQQLFAGEATRLAYGTEEAVEGRNHFIEKRPRDFSKFPWHY is encoded by the coding sequence ATGGTGTCACAAATATTTCAGACCGACAAATGGGAAGAGGTCGTGGGTTTCCAATTTTCTGACATTACGTATCATAAAGCTATTGAGCACGGTACAGTTAGAATTGCCATAAATAGACCGGAAGTGAGAAATGCCTTTAGGCCTAAAACTGTCGATGAATTATATATTGCTCTTGATCACGCGAGACAATGGCCTGAAATAGGTTGTGTATTGCTTACAGGAAATGGCCCATCTCCAAAAGATCAAGGCTGGGCCTTCTGTTCAGGTGGAGATCAACGAATTCGTGGCAAAGATGGCTATCAATATAGTAAAGAGGACGAACAACTCGATGAGATGTCAAAGGCCAAACTTGGCCGGCTTCACATTTTAGAAGTTCAAAGACTCATACGCTTTATGCCCAAAATTGTTATTTGTGTAGTGCCAGGATGGGCCGTTGGAGGAGGTCATAGTCTCCACGTTGTTTGCGATTTAACCATTGCTTCTAAGGAACATGCGATTTTCAAACAAACTGATCCTGATGTTGCAAGCTTTGATAGTGGTTATGGTTCAGCTTATTTGGCAAAGATGGTGGGACAAAAGCGAGCTCGTGAGATCTTCTTTTTAGGTTTTAATTATTCTGCCCAAGAGGCCTACGAAATGGGAATGGTGAATAAAGTTGTTGGCCATGATCTATTAGAGAAAGAAGCTCTCGAATGGGCCAAGGTAATAAATTCTAAGTCTCCTACAGCGATGAGAATGCTCAAATATGGATTTAATCTCACTGATGATGGGATGGTTGGGCAGCAGCTTTTTGCGGGAGAAGCAACCCGATTAGCTTACGGAACAGAAGAGGCGGTTGAAGGACGAAATCATTTCATTGAAAAAAGGCCTAGGGATTTTTCAAAATTTCCTTGGCATTATTAA
- the ung gene encoding uracil-DNA glycosylase: MDKIKIDESWKSVIGKEFQKDYMVGLKDFLASELKQNKTIYPHGQEIFSAFNETPFEKVKVVIIGQDPYHGPGQAHGMCFSVRPGIKVPPSLVNIYQELSSDLGVRPVTHGFLLNWARQGVLLLNNVLTVEKAKAASHKGRGWELFTDKVIQVLNDERENLVFLLWGTPAQKKASIVDENKHYVLRAPHPSPLSSYRGFFGCKHFSKANDYLISKGIAPINWSLPQNLQ; this comes from the coding sequence ATGGATAAAATTAAGATTGATGAATCTTGGAAATCTGTCATTGGTAAAGAATTTCAAAAAGACTATATGGTTGGCCTTAAAGATTTTTTGGCATCTGAACTAAAACAAAATAAAACAATATATCCACATGGCCAGGAAATCTTTAGCGCATTTAATGAAACTCCATTCGAAAAAGTTAAAGTCGTCATCATCGGACAAGATCCTTATCATGGGCCAGGACAAGCACATGGGATGTGTTTTTCTGTTAGACCTGGCATTAAAGTTCCACCTTCTCTCGTTAATATTTATCAAGAGCTATCAAGTGATTTAGGAGTTCGACCTGTTACTCATGGTTTTCTATTGAACTGGGCCAGACAAGGCGTACTTTTACTTAATAATGTCCTGACTGTAGAAAAAGCAAAAGCAGCATCTCACAAAGGAAGAGGTTGGGAATTATTTACAGATAAAGTCATACAAGTTTTAAATGATGAGAGAGAAAATCTAGTCTTTTTACTATGGGGAACACCTGCACAAAAGAAGGCCTCTATTGTAGATGAAAATAAACATTATGTCTTAAGGGCACCACATCCATCTCCCCTATCATCTTACCGAGGTTTTTTTGGATGCAAGCATTTTTCTAAAGCAAATGATTATCTCATTTCAAAAGGTATTGCTCCAATTAATTGGTCTCTCCCACAGAATTTACAATAA
- a CDS encoding ABC-2 family transporter protein — translation MDTLKQYLSVYAKFISTSVTEALSFRTSFALLIIMDLFFYLATISSVEIIYMHVNHIGQWSRPQLMFFISYILLLDNFHMTILSQNFWELGLSIRQGNLDFDILKPISNIFITFFRKFRPSTLVNTPLCIGLLYHYGGLLHFTWKQYILIPFFLFISFSLLALLEFFLCIMMFFTKEGNGINFLRMGFQQMSRWPDFVYQKNFRRIFTFAIPFLLIGPAPMYALFDNRWQFLGITFIFILLGYPLLHLLWNFALSKYSSASS, via the coding sequence ATGGACACTCTAAAACAGTATCTTTCAGTATATGCTAAATTTATATCGACAAGTGTTACTGAAGCATTAAGTTTTCGAACCAGCTTTGCCCTCCTTATTATCATGGATTTGTTTTTTTATCTTGCAACAATTTCTTCAGTCGAAATTATCTATATGCATGTCAATCATATTGGACAATGGAGTCGCCCTCAACTGATGTTTTTCATTTCTTATATTCTTCTACTTGATAATTTTCATATGACTATTCTATCCCAAAACTTCTGGGAACTAGGCCTCTCCATTCGCCAAGGCAATTTGGATTTTGATATATTAAAGCCCATTTCTAATATTTTTATTACATTTTTTAGAAAATTTCGTCCTTCAACCTTAGTAAATACACCCCTCTGTATCGGATTACTCTATCACTATGGCGGACTTCTACATTTTACTTGGAAACAATATATACTCATTCCATTTTTTCTTTTTATTTCTTTTTCTCTTCTGGCCCTACTCGAGTTCTTCCTGTGCATCATGATGTTTTTTACAAAAGAAGGTAATGGGATTAATTTTCTTCGGATGGGATTTCAACAAATGTCTAGATGGCCAGATTTTGTCTATCAGAAAAATTTTCGCAGGATATTTACTTTTGCTATTCCATTTTTACTTATTGGCCCTGCTCCGATGTACGCCTTATTTGACAACAGGTGGCAATTCCTAGGAATAACCTTTATTTTTATTCTCCTAGGATATCCTCTCCTCCATTTACTTTGGAATTTTGCACTGTCAAAATACTCATCCGCTTCTTCTTAG
- a CDS encoding response regulator transcription factor, giving the protein MTLALKKQTILLVEDDPSLKETVVELLEGDSDYKVITAGSLPEANTKVQNQKFSCIILDWHLREGQTSEKLIRTIRQKSKTVKNMNFDTPIIILSGALNTVIINKIILLVDSILVKPFQPEQLINQIDQFVKNGRPKKSA; this is encoded by the coding sequence ATGACTTTAGCTTTGAAGAAACAAACGATCTTGCTAGTTGAAGATGATCCTTCATTAAAGGAGACGGTTGTAGAGTTATTAGAAGGGGACAGTGATTACAAAGTTATTACAGCAGGTTCTTTACCAGAGGCCAATACAAAAGTTCAAAACCAAAAATTTTCATGTATCATACTAGATTGGCATTTAAGAGAAGGCCAAACTTCTGAAAAACTTATTCGGACAATTAGACAAAAATCAAAGACTGTAAAAAATATGAATTTTGATACTCCGATAATTATTCTTAGTGGAGCATTAAATACTGTTATTATAAATAAGATTATACTTCTTGTTGATTCGATTTTAGTAAAACCTTTTCAACCAGAGCAATTGATTAATCAGATAGATCAATTTGTTAAAAATGGTCGCCCCAAAAAATCTGCTTGA
- a CDS encoding ABC-2 family transporter protein has translation MITKELEKWIQTIKVSWLNYTQYRVNFILMFLGPTLIFFLVKWSLWTTIYQSNQKIINGLDYSSMISYHFWVLIVSLLSLGHASFNLSEDIRMGRISTYLIYPFNFWEFHTANFIAFQILQFFIATTTIVIATTLLEFNLPSFHTLFIGYFYCFIISLFWYSVQFLTGIMAFWLDETWILRVLFSNITIFLSGSIIPLNFFPSWSVKLLEYTPFPHMAYFAALIFQGKNVDIIHSLSILILWTIITCLCSVYIWKKGLRLYTAAGM, from the coding sequence ATGATCACTAAAGAATTAGAAAAATGGATTCAAACAATCAAAGTTTCCTGGCTCAATTACACGCAGTATAGAGTTAATTTTATACTTATGTTTTTAGGTCCAACATTGATTTTTTTTCTTGTGAAATGGAGTTTATGGACAACGATTTATCAATCAAACCAAAAAATCATTAATGGATTAGATTATTCCAGCATGATTTCTTATCATTTTTGGGTTTTAATAGTCTCTTTGCTCTCTCTTGGACACGCCTCTTTTAATCTTTCTGAAGATATTAGGATGGGGAGAATTTCAACCTATCTCATCTACCCATTTAACTTTTGGGAGTTTCATACGGCCAATTTTATTGCTTTTCAAATACTCCAATTTTTCATCGCAACCACAACCATTGTTATAGCAACAACCTTATTAGAATTTAATCTTCCAAGTTTCCACACACTATTCATTGGATATTTCTATTGCTTTATTATTTCACTTTTTTGGTATAGCGTCCAATTTCTCACAGGCATAATGGCCTTCTGGCTAGATGAAACCTGGATCCTTAGAGTTCTTTTTTCAAATATAACAATTTTTTTATCCGGAAGTATTATTCCCTTGAATTTTTTCCCTTCATGGTCTGTTAAGTTACTTGAATACACTCCCTTTCCGCATATGGCCTATTTTGCGGCACTTATTTTTCAAGGAAAGAATGTTGATATCATTCACTCCCTAAGTATTTTAATTCTATGGACTATTATTACATGTCTGTGTTCAGTCTATATTTGGAAAAAAGGACTAAGGCTCTACACGGCCGCAGGAATGTAA
- a CDS encoding alpha/beta hydrolase codes for MELLTSIFSVSGHDLNLLRKKYRLGQYLNYKGKKIHYVDEGQGKVILAIHGTSDSLRTWDELAKKLTDNFRVIRIDLPGFGLSDNFSVKDFWPERISNIITRLCEHLEVTQLSLIGNSLGGYYAWNFAVHRPEMIEKIYLLAPFAFDLAEYPLLVKIGKTKLAKFLSERFPSKTFVRYILSTAVTNQKYLTEEVVQMFYDFAYVEGRPALYNALFSNISHLPFLTKDKLELFVEKLVLIWGEQDRWLSPNDVHKWPEVVDGKKIDIHLLSSVGHLPQIDSPTRIKEIIEKSISVPGMVF; via the coding sequence ATGGAACTTTTAACTTCAATTTTTTCAGTCTCTGGCCATGATTTAAACCTTTTACGCAAAAAATATCGTTTAGGTCAGTATTTAAATTATAAAGGAAAAAAAATCCATTACGTAGACGAAGGACAAGGAAAAGTCATTCTGGCCATTCATGGTACATCGGATAGTTTGCGAACATGGGATGAACTGGCCAAAAAATTAACTGATAATTTTCGAGTGATACGAATTGATTTACCAGGCTTTGGGCTGTCTGATAATTTTAGCGTTAAAGATTTTTGGCCCGAACGTATTTCTAATATAATCACAAGATTGTGTGAGCATTTAGAGGTAACACAATTATCACTTATCGGAAATTCTCTGGGTGGATATTATGCCTGGAATTTTGCTGTTCATAGACCTGAGATGATTGAGAAAATTTATCTCCTGGCCCCATTTGCTTTTGACCTCGCTGAGTATCCACTGCTTGTAAAAATTGGTAAAACAAAACTTGCAAAATTTTTAAGTGAGCGTTTTCCAAGCAAGACCTTTGTTCGATATATTTTAAGTACAGCAGTGACAAATCAAAAGTATCTCACGGAAGAAGTTGTGCAAATGTTTTATGACTTTGCTTATGTTGAAGGAAGGCCAGCTCTTTATAATGCACTTTTTAGTAATATTTCACACCTACCTTTTTTAACAAAGGATAAGCTTGAGTTATTTGTTGAGAAGCTTGTGCTAATATGGGGAGAACAGGATCGTTGGCTCTCGCCTAATGATGTTCATAAATGGCCAGAAGTAGTAGATGGAAAAAAAATCGATATTCATCTCCTCTCAAGCGTTGGTCACCTTCCACAAATTGATAGTCCTACGCGAATAAAAGAAATTATTGAAAAATCGATTTCAGTGCCTGGTATGGTTTTTTAA
- a CDS encoding TetR/AcrR family transcriptional regulator, with protein sequence MSIVLIQNEPPNSTLFQAQNNANVYLRKGTEKKIEIIKAAIECIHNLGVEGTTFQSIADQLNTRKANINYHFNDKQDIFKEAILFILSQYIEHLSMNAPESSASTKKKIFHYIDMAFDWGKNYKSQVSVMLLFYYYAHIKDDYAQLQKQIRENGVERLNSLLHSKYSSELNLENAKMIQIFLTGAMIEVFTNPNSNSPQIIDRLKQSILSCLNLK encoded by the coding sequence ATGAGCATTGTGTTAATACAAAATGAACCTCCAAATTCAACTCTTTTTCAGGCCCAAAATAATGCAAATGTCTATTTGCGCAAAGGGACAGAGAAAAAAATCGAAATAATAAAAGCGGCCATTGAATGCATCCACAATTTAGGAGTAGAAGGAACTACTTTTCAATCAATTGCTGATCAATTAAATACTCGCAAGGCAAACATCAATTACCACTTCAATGACAAACAAGATATCTTCAAAGAGGCGATTCTCTTTATTTTATCTCAGTATATTGAACATCTAAGTATGAACGCTCCTGAGTCCAGTGCTTCAACTAAGAAAAAAATCTTTCATTATATTGATATGGCATTTGATTGGGGAAAAAATTATAAATCTCAAGTGAGTGTGATGCTGCTCTTTTACTATTATGCACATATAAAGGACGATTATGCTCAACTGCAAAAACAAATTCGTGAAAATGGAGTAGAAAGACTCAACTCTCTTTTACATTCTAAATATTCCAGTGAATTAAATCTAGAAAACGCCAAAATGATTCAAATATTTCTAACAGGTGCCATGATTGAGGTTTTTACAAATCCGAATTCAAATTCTCCTCAAATCATTGACCGACTTAAACAATCCATTTTATCGTGCTTAAATCTCAAATAA